In Halobaculum magnesiiphilum, the following proteins share a genomic window:
- a CDS encoding DUF3488 and transglutaminase-like domain-containing protein, with protein sequence MSTPVGNRFGGMGSGRTAGDGSADRGGGSGDDGDAAGRYSVAAAVRTPAAAGVALAVASFLAVFHHVVDVVGGATLLLMEVALVAAAAAWLGGFLRERTAVGLTAVGFALALVGYFMSVPPSARALFTAGRVVGDVLALLTGLSVLRLLNAGAWALFLVPVPTFLSTYLLVRRRYAAAATVGAATTGFFVLTGDAGVGVALAAAVGVTLAVGFSELSAAGRSGVLAQWDTLAVVVAAMVVVTSVVTVVPGSATNPVLPGGDSPTVESSLVANTDSVGVLGSIRLSPEVRFTVEADEPAYWRVGSYDRYTGGRWVRTGETTPYTGPGSLGDPPGESDRLAQRVTARGQMDALPAAWKPVELRGRAADTAQVTDHDGLKPGTTLLENDTYTVVSRRPNATPGELRRAGTDYPSSVSSRYTQLPESTPDRVGERTAEVIDRTDASNPYEAAVAIERYLERTKEYSLDVPPPQGNTADSFLFEMNAGYCVYYATTMVAMLRTQGVPARFVTGYTSGQRVAEDEWVVRGLDSHAWVEVYFPGHGWVQFDPTPSGPRETAEQASVESAREEGEENVDAAGSEDGSYETPTATPDSGSTPADSAPGVEAIDPGIDQFGNATVATAGPGGLTANATPAGGGSGGGDGNEGWAPTREDVAVGAAALVGVVAGARRFGLTGRVRRTIWLLHQSSADPDTDAERAFRRLEYLASVVYRSRRPGETPRQYVEALSRDRFGESARTVAEAYERARYGGGVDEAEARRAVEAVDDLIRRHAPVLRRLGGAGKPT encoded by the coding sequence GTGAGCACTCCCGTCGGAAACCGGTTCGGCGGGATGGGATCCGGACGGACCGCCGGCGACGGCTCCGCCGACCGCGGTGGCGGTTCCGGCGACGACGGGGACGCCGCCGGCCGCTACTCGGTCGCCGCGGCGGTCCGGACGCCGGCGGCCGCCGGCGTCGCCCTCGCGGTCGCGTCGTTCCTCGCGGTGTTCCACCACGTCGTCGACGTGGTCGGCGGCGCGACACTCCTCCTGATGGAGGTGGCGCTCGTCGCGGCGGCGGCCGCGTGGCTCGGCGGCTTCCTCCGCGAGCGGACCGCCGTCGGCCTCACCGCCGTCGGCTTCGCGCTCGCGCTGGTCGGGTACTTCATGTCGGTGCCGCCGTCGGCGCGCGCGCTGTTCACGGCCGGGCGCGTCGTCGGCGACGTGCTCGCGCTGCTCACGGGGCTGTCGGTGCTGCGGCTGCTCAACGCCGGCGCGTGGGCGCTGTTCCTCGTTCCGGTGCCGACGTTCCTGTCGACGTACCTCCTCGTCCGTCGGCGCTACGCCGCCGCGGCGACGGTCGGCGCGGCCACGACCGGCTTCTTCGTCCTCACCGGCGACGCCGGCGTCGGCGTCGCCCTCGCTGCCGCCGTCGGGGTCACCCTCGCGGTCGGCTTCTCCGAGCTGTCCGCCGCCGGGCGCTCCGGCGTGCTCGCCCAGTGGGACACGCTCGCGGTCGTCGTCGCGGCGATGGTCGTCGTCACCTCCGTCGTCACCGTCGTCCCCGGGAGCGCGACGAACCCCGTGCTCCCCGGCGGCGACTCCCCGACCGTCGAGTCGAGCCTGGTGGCGAACACCGACTCCGTCGGCGTGCTCGGCAGCATCCGCCTCTCGCCCGAGGTCCGCTTCACCGTCGAGGCCGACGAGCCAGCCTACTGGCGCGTCGGCTCGTACGACCGCTACACGGGCGGCAGGTGGGTCAGAACGGGCGAGACGACTCCCTACACCGGCCCCGGATCGCTCGGCGACCCGCCCGGGGAGAGCGACCGCCTCGCCCAGCGGGTGACCGCACGCGGGCAGATGGACGCGCTGCCGGCGGCGTGGAAGCCGGTCGAGCTCCGCGGGCGCGCGGCCGACACCGCGCAGGTGACCGACCACGACGGGCTCAAGCCCGGGACGACGCTGCTGGAGAACGACACCTACACCGTCGTCAGCCGGCGCCCGAACGCGACCCCCGGGGAACTTCGCCGCGCCGGGACGGACTACCCGTCGTCGGTCTCCTCGCGGTACACGCAGTTGCCCGAGAGCACGCCCGACCGCGTGGGCGAGCGCACCGCCGAGGTGATCGACCGGACCGACGCGTCGAATCCCTACGAGGCGGCCGTCGCGATCGAGCGGTACCTCGAACGGACGAAGGAGTACTCGCTGGACGTACCCCCGCCGCAGGGGAACACCGCCGACAGCTTCCTGTTCGAGATGAACGCGGGCTACTGCGTCTACTACGCGACGACGATGGTCGCGATGTTGCGAACCCAGGGCGTCCCGGCCCGGTTCGTCACCGGCTACACGTCCGGCCAGCGCGTCGCCGAGGACGAGTGGGTCGTCCGGGGTCTCGACTCGCACGCGTGGGTCGAGGTGTACTTCCCCGGCCACGGCTGGGTCCAGTTCGACCCAACTCCCTCGGGTCCGCGCGAGACCGCCGAACAGGCGAGCGTCGAGTCCGCCCGCGAGGAGGGCGAGGAGAACGTCGACGCCGCGGGCTCGGAGGACGGGAGCTACGAGACGCCGACCGCGACGCCGGACAGCGGATCCACCCCCGCCGACTCGGCGCCCGGCGTCGAGGCGATCGACCCCGGCATCGACCAGTTCGGCAACGCGACGGTCGCCACCGCCGGCCCCGGCGGCCTCACCGCGAACGCGACGCCCGCCGGCGGCGGATCCGGCGGCGGCGACGGAAACGAGGGGTGGGCGCCCACCCGCGAGGACGTCGCCGTCGGCGCCGCCGCGCTGGTCGGCGTCGTCGCCGGCGCGCGCCGCTTCGGCCTGACGGGGCGGGTCCGACGGACGATCTGGCTGCTCCACCAGTCCAGCGCCGACCCCGACACGGACGCCGAGCGGGCGTTCCGGCGTCTGGAGTACCTCGCGTCGGTCGTCTACCGGTCGCGCCGTCCCGGCGAGACGCCCCGGCAGTACGTCGAGGCGCTCTCGCGCGATCGGTTCGGCGAGTCCGCCCGCACCGTCGCGGAGGCGTACGAGCGCGCCCGCTACGGCGGCGGCGTCGACGAGGCGGAGGCCCGGCGGGCCGTCGAGGCGGTCGACGACCTGATCCGTCGGCACGCCCCCGTGCTCCGGCGCCTGGGCGGCGCCGGCAAACCGACGTGA
- a CDS encoding DUF58 domain-containing protein yields MRLTRRGKTVVAVALVAVASGLAFGPRSLNAVVVPAVVALSAAYLQLRWVEPPAVARDVPPDDHVGRTYPVRLFFGDRDGPRPSVDEGMDRPFAGRVRERVGDGVAADRVVFDTVVGAVPVEYDVTYESRGRHRLGPAGVTARDALGLAETDLSTTETDEVLVYPAVHAIAGWARRDLRALHETGVHEERREFDRLREYARGDSLRDVHWKSTAKRDDLIVKEFSAEAETEAVSVAAGAAAAPGAADGMAEATASLALALVEDGVPVDVSLPDGTLTVTGERGSQVRLLERLAVIGPGRVADADADVTVYGEADAVRVSVAGEDHEFADFRSDRPATYGVSRPDPRLDRARGSREAAGDGEVIA; encoded by the coding sequence ATGCGACTCACCCGACGTGGAAAGACGGTCGTCGCCGTGGCGCTCGTCGCCGTCGCCTCCGGGCTCGCGTTCGGCCCGCGATCACTCAACGCCGTCGTCGTGCCCGCCGTCGTCGCGTTGAGTGCCGCCTATCTCCAGCTGCGCTGGGTCGAGCCCCCGGCGGTCGCGCGCGACGTGCCGCCGGACGACCACGTCGGCCGGACGTACCCGGTCCGGCTGTTCTTCGGCGACCGCGACGGCCCCCGCCCGAGCGTCGATGAGGGAATGGACCGCCCGTTCGCCGGCCGCGTCCGCGAGCGGGTCGGCGACGGCGTCGCCGCCGACCGGGTCGTCTTCGACACGGTCGTCGGCGCCGTCCCCGTCGAGTACGACGTTACCTACGAGTCGCGCGGGCGCCACCGCCTCGGCCCGGCCGGCGTGACCGCCCGCGACGCGCTCGGGCTCGCGGAGACCGACCTCTCGACGACGGAGACGGACGAGGTGCTCGTCTACCCCGCGGTCCACGCCATCGCCGGCTGGGCCCGCCGCGACCTGCGCGCGCTCCACGAGACGGGCGTCCACGAGGAGCGCCGCGAGTTCGACCGCCTCCGCGAGTACGCCCGCGGCGACTCGCTGCGCGACGTGCACTGGAAGTCGACCGCCAAGCGCGACGACCTCATCGTGAAGGAGTTCTCCGCGGAGGCGGAGACGGAGGCGGTCTCGGTCGCGGCCGGCGCGGCCGCCGCGCCCGGCGCCGCCGACGGCATGGCCGAGGCGACCGCGAGCCTCGCGCTCGCGCTCGTCGAGGACGGCGTCCCGGTCGACGTGTCCCTCCCCGACGGGACGCTCACCGTCACCGGCGAGCGCGGCAGCCAGGTGCGCCTGCTGGAGCGCCTGGCGGTGATCGGGCCCGGACGCGTCGCCGACGCCGACGCGGACGTCACCGTCTACGGCGAGGCCGACGCCGTTCGCGTCTCCGTCGCCGGCGAGGACCACGAGTTCGCCGACTTCCGCTCGGACCGGCCCGCGACGTACGGCGTCTCCCGACCTGACCCGCGCCTCGACCGCGCCCGAGGGAGTCGCGAGGCCGCCGGCGACGGGGAGGTGATCGCGTGA
- a CDS encoding AAA family ATPase, which produces MSDAEAEPETDRDGADPEGTPHDLAPLPVSEAADLVDRVADNVARVIVGNDAAVEHILVTVLGRGHLLLEDVPGVGKTMLARSLATSVDCEFKRVQFTPDLLPSDVTGINVYNQKTGEFEFRPGPVFANIVLGDEINRAPPKTQSALLEAMEEGQVTVDGVTRGLPDPFTVIATQNDVEPGRTYELPLAEIDRFMKKLRLGYPDRADETEMLDRTAGEHPIESLEPVATTEELRRARATVGEVGVSEPVREYVTDLATYTREHAQLGVSPRGSIALVRASQARAVIDGRDYVVPDDVQTEAPSVFAHRVRPRTGSESGLDVVEDALSSVAVE; this is translated from the coding sequence GTGAGCGACGCGGAGGCCGAGCCCGAGACCGACCGCGACGGCGCGGACCCGGAGGGGACGCCCCACGACCTCGCGCCGCTTCCCGTCTCGGAGGCGGCCGACCTCGTCGATCGGGTCGCCGACAACGTCGCCCGCGTCATCGTCGGCAACGACGCCGCCGTCGAGCACATCCTCGTGACCGTGCTCGGCCGGGGCCACCTCCTCCTGGAGGACGTGCCCGGCGTCGGCAAGACGATGCTCGCGCGCTCGTTGGCGACCTCGGTCGACTGCGAGTTCAAGCGCGTCCAGTTCACGCCCGACCTCCTCCCGTCGGACGTGACCGGGATCAACGTGTACAACCAGAAGACCGGCGAGTTCGAGTTCCGGCCGGGACCGGTGTTCGCCAACATCGTCCTTGGCGACGAGATCAACCGCGCGCCGCCGAAGACGCAGTCGGCGCTGTTGGAGGCGATGGAGGAGGGGCAGGTCACCGTCGACGGCGTCACCCGCGGCCTCCCCGACCCCTTCACTGTCATCGCGACCCAGAACGACGTGGAGCCGGGGCGCACCTACGAGCTCCCGCTGGCGGAGATCGACCGGTTCATGAAGAAGCTCCGGCTGGGCTACCCCGACCGGGCCGACGAGACGGAGATGCTGGACCGCACGGCCGGCGAGCACCCGATCGAGTCGCTGGAGCCGGTAGCGACCACCGAAGAGCTTCGCCGCGCCCGCGCGACCGTCGGCGAGGTCGGCGTCTCGGAACCCGTGCGCGAGTACGTCACCGACCTCGCCACCTACACCCGCGAGCACGCCCAGCTCGGCGTGAGTCCCCGCGGAAGCATCGCCCTCGTGCGCGCCTCGCAGGCGCGCGCCGTCATCGACGGCCGCGACTACGTCGTCCCCGACGACGTGCAGACGGAGGCGCCGTCGGTGTTCGCCCATCGCGTCCGCCCCCGGACCGGCAGCGAGTCCGGCCTCGACGTGGTCGAGGACGCCCTCTCGTCCGTGGCAGTCGAGTAA